A segment of the Cenarchaeum symbiosum A genome:
AACCAAATCAACAGTGCTGCATTAGTTAAATTACAATCAATAAATCCGGAAAAAATAGATTATTTGAATCTAGTACTATATGATGATGTAAAAGTATCTCTCGAAGATATAGTAATTCAAAAAAATGTTTATAGTAACAAACATGTCAAACATACACGACATAATTTAAAACCAAATTATATTACACATCTAATTTTAGAAGCATCGGGAAAAATTGATAATGAAACTATAAGCATGATAAAACATTGTTGTATAAAATATATAGAATATAAAATTAAAAATAATGACATTCCAAAGACAATCACATTCAATTATGAACATCCTGCTAATATAGTTTCAAATATTTGGCATAATCATAGTATTGAATTTAGAAATTTTATTCATGAATATTAGATATCGTTAGATAAGAATATGCTTATGTATCGCATCATATATCCAGTTAAGAAGATATGTCCGGTCAACACACATAGTTATGAATTCAACTGATTCATCCCAATTGAAACACAAAGATGGACGAGTCGACATATACCATGATGGGGTTTTGTATCATGCGGAATATTCAAGTCTATTCATAAAGATATTTTTTAAGGATAAAGATAGAGTTGATCAGATTGATATTGATTATATCATAAAATCAAAAAATCGAATTACGTTTGAATTGCACATACCTGAAGATATAAGAGTAAGCATTCATGATGATAGTCTTGATATTTATACTGTAAGTGGATTGTTTGAAAAATTTACCTTGAAAAATAATATTTCCTCACTTGAAATTACGGGCGGGTTTTCAGAAAAAACATCAGGTCAGCCTAGAAAATATGCAAAATTCAACGGCGTGGTAAAAACAGATACAATAGACGGGGATAAAAAACTTCTAGATGGCAAAATGGTATTTGTATTAAAAGGAGAAATAAATCACGCATGTGAAGGAATGTTCTAATTTGTTATGTGGAGAAACATGTCCGGGTCAGATCAATGATCAGATGGCTCCATTCTACCAGTTCCGGCCAGCCTGATGAGTCGAGGATGGGCAGGCCAAGGCTGCATCTGCCAAATCTTCGAGTATGGGGCTTTGACTGTTGTATGCTCTACGGCGTGCCATGTCTGGCTCACTAGACTGGCCAGAACCGGCGGAAGATTACACTGGCGGGCCAGAGTCCCCGACGATGATCGCGGCATGTTTTGCCAGATATGATTTCAAAAACCCCCCTACTCCAAATACAGGCTTTAGGCACCGGCTCTGCTAGCATCTCTTTTTGCCTGATATTTCACTTCAGCATCCTGCGGGGAGCGGCTCAAGCCGGCCGGGGAGATGCTCATGCAAGGCGTGCTTGTGACATGCCTGCCCACATAGCAGGATATACCGGCCCGGGAAGGGGGTATTAGCACGGATCAGAGCCCAAACTATCATCTGATCCCGGAGGGTCCGTGCCCCGGCCCTGCTGGAATCCCCCGGATCCTTGTGCTGCGCCGCAGTACCGCCAAATCCGAATACATTTTTTATCGGCAGGGTGGGCATACAGGCGGTGATTATAGTAATAGAAGGGTGCGACCAGGCGGGAAAGCAGACCCAAGCGGGCCTGCTTGCCGGCGCCCTGAACAGGAAGGGCAGAAAGGCCCGCGTCTTTGCATTCCCCGATTATACGACCCCTGTGGGAAAGATGATGAAGAAACAGCTCGAAGGGAGGGGCTTTGAGCCCAGGGTCTTTCACTGTCTTGCCGCCGCAAACAGGTGGGAAAAAGCAGGCGAGATAAGGGCCGCATCTTCAGGTGGATCGGTTGCGATACTCGACAGGTACAGGCAGTCCAATATGGTCTATGGCGTGCTCAACGGCCTGAGCAGGAGATGGCTTGCGGGCCTCGATGCGGGGCTGCCCCGGGCGGACGTGGTGATCCTGCTCGATATAAAGCAGAAGGAGGCGTTCCGACGCAAGCCCTCCGGTAGGGACCCCTCGAGCGGGACGCATCATTCTCCATCAAGGTGGCAGCAGAATACAGGAGGGCCGCCAAGGCAGGCCGGTGGAAGATTGTGGACGCGTCGGGCACAAAGGACCAGGTGCACGGCAGGGTGATGCGCCTGGCGGGGGCCTACCTATGAGGGGGCACCTCGACATAATAGACCCGGTGCACGGCTTTGTGAGCGTCTCTGGCGCCGAGGTGGAGCTGATAGACCTGCCCGCCTTTCAGAGGCTCCGCAGGATACGCCAGCTCTCGGGGGCCCACCTCGTATACCCGGGGGCCCAGCATACCAGGTTCGAGCACTCGCTCGGTGTAATGCATGTAGCAGGGCAGATGGCCCGCTTTCTGGGGGACAGGGGGATACTTGGCCCCGGCGAGGCGGAGGCGCTGCGCCTCTCAAGCCTGCTGCACGACATAGGGCACGGCCCGTTCTCGCACCTCTTCGAGGAGGTGTACCGCAGGGGGTCGGGCTTTTCGCACGAGGACATGGGCAGAAAGATAATAGAGGAGACAGAAGTGGGGGACGTCCTGGAGGCGTCGGGCCACGCGAAAAAGACGGTGGCGGGGCTGGCGTTTGGCGGCCCGGGCCCAAAGTATGCAGCCGAGATAGTCTCCGGCGCCCTCAGTGCCGACATAATGGACTACCTGCCGAGGGACGGGCACTTTACGGGCGCCGAGCACGCCAGGATAGACAGCAGGAGGATAGTCCAGTCGCTCGACGTATACGGGGACAGGCTAGCCCTCGAGAGATCGGCGCTCTATTCGTTCGAGTCCATGATGCACTCCAGATACCAGATGTTCAAGGCGGTATACTTTCACAAGACTGTGAGGGCGGCCGAGGTGATCCTGCTCGAGGCCATGGAGCTTGCAGAAGGGGAGCTCGGGCTCACCTCGGGGGGCCTCGACGACTATCTTGGGCTCACCGACGAGGCGGTGCTCTCCGGCCTGCTCTCGCTTGAGGGGGGCGGCGACCCAGGCAGGGCGCGGGCGTTTGCAGAGGACTACCTGAACAGGCGGCTCCCAAAGTGCGTCTACGAGAGGATCAAGCCCGTACCGGGGGGAACAGGCGTCGTGGATACTGCCGGGATACGCGGCGAGATATCCAGAAAATCCGGCGTCGACCCCTCCGAGATATTCGTCGACGATTCAATGGCGCCCTCGGTCCCGCTGCCCCCGAAGGACGTCAGGCAGTCGGTCATGCTGATGGACCACGGCAGAAACGTAAAGGAGGTGCCCATGCAGGAGATGCCGCTCGTCGCAGCCATGTCCGAGTTTACGGACATACTGCGGGTCTATGCAACCAGCGGCGCCAGAAACAAGGTTGAAATTGCGGCGCGCTCGATTCTTGGGGAACGGTAATGGCAAAAAAGCGCATAGTGATAAAGCTCTCCGGCAGCGCCTTTGGCGGGGACGACGGCAAGGTACTCAGGGAGTATGCGGCATTTCTCTCGGGGATCAGCGGGTCCTGGCAGCCGGTGGTCGTCGCCGGCGGGGGCAGGGTTGCGCGCCAGTACATTGCAAACGCAAGGTCCTCGGGGGCGGACGAGACTACCCTTGACGAGATTGGCATAGGGGTCTCACGCCTCAACGCCAGGCTGCTCATATGCGCGCTGGGTGCAAAGGCGCACCCGTACCCTCCTGCCACCCTGAAGGAGGTGCGGCACGCAGTAGACGGCGGCCTGGTGGTGATCGCAGGCGGCCTGCACCCGGGGCAGAGCACCAACGGGACAGCGGCCCTGATAGCCGAGAAGGTGGGGGCTGCACAGTTCCTCAACGCGACAGACGTTGACGGCGTCTACGACAGGGATCCCAACAAGCACAGCGACGCCAGGATGCTCCGGAAGATAGGCCTCGGGGAGCTGCGCAAGATGCTGGCCCGCGAGGATTCAGTCGCCGGCGGCTACGACCTGATGGACCTTGTGGCCCTCAAGGTGATAGAGAGATCCCGCATAAGGACCAGGATACTAAGGGCCGATGTAAACGTCCTAAAAAAGGCGGTGCGCGGCACGGCAGCTGGCACGGAACTGGTCCTGCCGGACAGCTGAGCATCACACGTCCTCGATAACGGGATAGTACTCGCTCCAGATCATGACCTCCTTGCCGGAGAACTTTTCCACGCCGGTCTCTAGCGCCTTGCGGTAGATCTTTACCGCCTCCTCCTTTGGGAGCGCCTTTGTCTGGGCCTTGGTGTAGCCGTCGCCATCAACCAGTATGGCGGCAAAGCCCTCCGGCACGGCGATCACCGCCCCATAGTCCTCCTCGCCCACCGGGGAAAAGACCCCGTTGGTCTTTTTGTTGGTCAGTATGAGCATCGCGAACCCGGCAATATCAAAGAGCCTCTTTTGCGACTTTCCGGCACGCTGCTTGCCGGTCTGCACGGCCTGGAAATACTGCATGCTATGCCCACCCATCCATTGTAATTAATTGTTGGGTGTGTGAGCCTTGTGGCATCTCAACGTTTAAGACAGACGCGGGGCGGAAAGGGCCGTGAACCCAAAGCTTCTAGTCGGCATAGCAGTCGGCTCGCTTGCTGCTCTCCTAGGTGTCGTAGTCCTGATGGGCCCCGGGGATACGGAGGAGCAGCCGGCGGGGCCGGGCATGCAGCACGCCGGCATCGATCCGCTGCTCGTGGGGCTCGACGGGATATCCATCGAGGAGGTGTCTGAAAGGGCCGCAATCGTCCGGGTAGGCTTTGACGTCTCCAACCCCAACGACG
Coding sequences within it:
- a CDS encoding uridine monophosphate kinase (COG0528) — translated: MAKKRIVIKLSGSAFGGDDGKVLREYAAFLSGISGSWQPVVVAGGGRVARQYIANARSSGADETTLDEIGIGVSRLNARLLICALGAKAHPYPPATLKEVRHAVDGGLVVIAGGLHPGQSTNGTAALIAEKVGAAQFLNATDVDGVYDRDPNKHSDARMLRKIGLGELRKMLAREDSVAGGYDLMDLVALKVIERSRIRTRILRADVNVLKKAVRGTAAGTELVLPDS
- a CDS encoding thymidylate kinase (COG0125); the encoded protein is MGIQAVIIVIEGCDQAGKQTQAGLLAGALNRKGRKARVFAFPDYTTPVGKMMKKQLEGRGFEPRVFHCLAAANRWEKAGEIRAASSGGSVAILDRYRQSNMVYGVLNGLSRRWLAGLDAGLPRADVVILLDIKQKEAFRRKPSGRDPSSGTHHSPSRWQQNTGGPPRQAGGRLWTRRAQRTRCTAG
- a CDS encoding HD superfamily phosphohydrolases (COG1078) → MRGHLDIIDPVHGFVSVSGAEVELIDLPAFQRLRRIRQLSGAHLVYPGAQHTRFEHSLGVMHVAGQMARFLGDRGILGPGEAEALRLSSLLHDIGHGPFSHLFEEVYRRGSGFSHEDMGRKIIEETEVGDVLEASGHAKKTVAGLAFGGPGPKYAAEIVSGALSADIMDYLPRDGHFTGAEHARIDSRRIVQSLDVYGDRLALERSALYSFESMMHSRYQMFKAVYFHKTVRAAEVILLEAMELAEGELGLTSGGLDDYLGLTDEAVLSGLLSLEGGGDPGRARAFAEDYLNRRLPKCVYERIKPVPGGTGVVDTAGIRGEISRKSGVDPSEIFVDDSMAPSVPLPPKDVRQSVMLMDHGRNVKEVPMQEMPLVAAMSEFTDILRVYATSGARNKVEIAARSILGER